In Felis catus isolate Fca126 chromosome C2, F.catus_Fca126_mat1.0, whole genome shotgun sequence, a single window of DNA contains:
- the LOC109491635 gene encoding uncharacterized protein LOC109491635 yields the protein MGESENQVEPANARARARRSCQPGPGPAEESWCSWKAVTVREAEGTEPEAGRTGGRADGRTGWDRWRLSGWGASGCLSKAQRSLDTVLAVPGEGVGEGTVTERRLGLGRRPEPQRSLRPPLTPSLPGGRAVRSRAASRSAESRSPASHHSLPRDSIRRVPGAPGVMTETGPALSTAVGPPLQPGEMMIQDQACPPTPGEAPGGSDTAPRNGGAVISQVSFLPTGQRGKRQSVVVGKWQKSFFLLT from the exons ATGGGCGAAAGCGAAAACCAAGTGGAACCAGCCAACGCCAGGGCCAGGGCTAGGCGAAG CTGCCAGCCTGGCCCCGGGCCTGCGGAGGAGAGCTGGTGCTCATGGAAAGCCGTGACGG tgagggaggcGGAGGGAACCGAGCCGGAGGCGGGGCGGACGGGCGGACGGGCGGACGGGCGGACGGGGTGGGACAGGTGGAGGCTCTCCGGCTGGGGTGCCTCGGGGTGCCTCTCGAAGGCCCAGCGCAGCCTGGACACGGTTCTGGCGGTGCCGGgggagggagttggggaggggacgGTGACGGAGAGGAGGTTGGGGTTGGGGCGGCGCCCCGAACCGCAGAGGTCGCTGCGCCCACCTCTGACGCCGTCCTTGCCCGGGGGCAGAGCAGTGCGCTCCCGAGCGGCGTCCCGGAGCGCGGAGTCCAGG TCACCCGCCAGCCATCACTCATTGCCTCGAGACAGCATCCGCCGCgtgccaggcgccccaggtgtcaTGACGGAAACAG GTCCTGCCCTCTCCACGGCCGTGGGGCCTCCTCTCCAGCCTGGAGAAATGATGATCCAGGACCAGGCCTGTCCCCCAACCCCTGGTGAGGCACCCGGGGGCTCAGACACAGCCCCTAGGAACGGTGGAGCGGTCATAAGTCAGGTATCATTTTTACCAACTggccaaagaggtaaaagacagTCAGTTGTTGTGGGAAAATGGCAGAAATCCTTTTTCCTGCTCACCTGA